The following are from one region of the Sorghum bicolor cultivar BTx623 chromosome 2, Sorghum_bicolor_NCBIv3, whole genome shotgun sequence genome:
- the LOC110433058 gene encoding putative F-box/FBD/LRR-repeat protein At1g78840 — MELGGGGGGGGESAAKRARLSSGDADSSAAAGEDRLSALPDDVVIFILLHLSTRAAARTSVLSRHWRRIWALVPAFHFPKVRRPHWLRDFLDAREAPVRDLVVIAHGATGESMGVWLPAAARRVTGDLSLVNCFPPYGAKKEEESAQRGSFEFPCFEKATAIHFLLGFHGLAVPPTGVFTRLSTIYLGRVWFHGPGDLGDAVSSPRCPCLQRLGVDGAHGLGGLSIHSESMLQLELKNVRSLSQLTIVAPALKELTLEFCFAKSGPVANITAPLLANLVWNDVYDPSSVSLGKMEHLRLLGTYSCFVYQYSHFMRNQSCVSFLQRFEGIDTLLLTLVYPLDTKYYRYYMMEDIAYTSGHAFGASVLFHVLRLCNGIRRLMLQFVASDSKAQTVCSRDCMCDQPADWETKELLLNHLEEVEIDGLRGSEQEFAFVKRVFNWVTKLKEMTVTFHFSISEIKAKELYKVFQIFSRPEVCMKFYVYRNCSKVLYAPED, encoded by the exons ATGGAGctgggtggcggtggcggcggcggcggcgagagcGCCGCCAAGCGCGCGAGGCTCTCCTCCGGCGATGCCGATTCCTCCGCCGCCGCAGGAGAGGACCGGCTCAGCGCGCTACCCGACGACGTCGTCATCTTCatcctcctccacctcagcaccCGCGCCGCCGCGCGGACCAGCGTCCTCTCCCGCCACTGGCGCCGCATCTGGGCCCTCGTCCCGGCGTTCCACTTCCCTAAGGTCCGCAGACCCCACTGGCTGCGCGACTTCCTCGACGCGCGTGAGGCGCCCGTACGCGACCTCGTCGTCATTGCCCACGGCGCCACCGGCGAATCTATGGGGGTCTGGctccccgccgccgcgcgccgcgtCACCGGTGACCTATCCCTTGTCAACTGCTTTCCGCCATATGGTGCCAAGAAGGAGGAGGAATCCGCGCAAAGAGGCTCTTTTGAGTTCCCCTGCTTTGAGAAGGCCACTGCGATCCATTTCTTGTTGGGTTTTCACGGCCTCGCCGTGCCTCCCACCGGCGTCTTCACCCGCCTCTCGACAATCTACCTCGGCCGCGTCTGGTTCCATGGTCCAGGCGATCTAGGCGATGCCGTTTCCTCGCCGCGGTGCCCGTGCTTGCAGAGGCTCGGCGTGGACGGCGCCCATGGGCTGGGTGGCCTCTCCATACATTCGGAGTCTATGCTGCAGTTGGAGCTCAAGAACGTGCGCTCCTTGTCTCAGCTCACCATTGTGGCACCGGCGCTCAAGGAGTTAACTTTGGAATTCTGCTTTGCCAAGAGTGGACCTGTCGCCAACATCACGGCCCCTCTGCTGGCGAATCTTGTGTGGAATGATGTGTATGATCCAAGCTCTGTCAGCCTTGGCAAGATGGAACATCTCCGATTGCTGGGCACGTACTCTTGTTTTGTTTATCAATACAGTCACTTCATGAGGAATCAGTCTTGTGTAAGTTTCTTGCAGCGCTTTGAGGGCATCGATACTCTTCTTCTAACGCTGGTGTATCCGCTG GATACAAAGTATTATCGATACTACATGATGGAGGACATCGCATATACAAGTGGACATGCCTTTGGGGCCAGCGTATTATTCCATGTTCTCAGATTGTGTAATGGTATAAGAAGGTTGATGCTGCAATTTGTTGCTAGTGACTCAAAG GCCCAAACCGTATGCTCAAGGGATTGCATGTGTGATCAGCCAGCAGACTGGGAAACCAAGGAACTCTTGTTGAATCACCTTGAAGAAGTTGAAATCGATGGATTGAGGGGATCTGAACAGGAATTTGCTTTTGTCAAACGAGTTTTCAATTGGGTGACAAAGCTTAAAGAGATGACAGTAactttccatttctcaatttctgaAATCAAGGCCAAGGAGCTGTACAAAGTATTTCAGATTTTCTCTAGGCCGGAAGTATGCATGAAATTTTATGTATATCGTAACTGTAGTAAGGTGCTATATGCACCTGAGGACTAG